In the Atribacterota bacterium genome, one interval contains:
- the rplS gene encoding 50S ribosomal protein L19 has protein sequence MDRARVLKTVEGAFLREDLPQVAPADLVRVHFKVVEGGKERVQVFEGLVISVKNSGINKSFTVRKVSFGVGVEKTFPFHSPRIEKIEVIRRGKVRRAKLYYLREKSAKESRIEEKREG, from the coding sequence ATGGACAGAGCAAGGGTTTTGAAAACCGTAGAGGGAGCTTTTTTGCGTGAGGATCTTCCCCAGGTGGCACCAGCGGATCTGGTGAGGGTACATTTTAAGGTCGTCGAAGGCGGTAAAGAAAGAGTTCAGGTTTTTGAAGGATTGGTTATCTCGGTTAAAAACTCAGGAATCAATAAGAGTTTTACGGTGCGCAAGGTTTCTTTTGGTGTGGGGGTGGAAAAAACCTTTCCCTTTCATTCGCCGCGTATCGAGAAAATTGAAGTGATTCGAAGAGGCAAGGTCCGGAGAGCAAAGCTTTACTATCTGAGGGAAAAGAGTGCCAAAGAGTCGCGTATCGAAGAAAAACGAGAAGGGTAA
- the lepB gene encoding signal peptidase I yields the protein MPKSRVSKKNEKGKKKSAWRELIETILWALVIALLIRYFVVEGYYIPSSSMEPTLIPGERVLVAKFYYRFTEPKRGDIVVFRYPIDNRRNLIKRLVGLPGETVEIRDGVVRVDGELLQGNSFNRRYYDVGYYGQGEHVVPPGSYFVLGDNSENSDDSRFWGYVPRKNILGRAFLVYWPPHRVRILR from the coding sequence GTGCCAAAGAGTCGCGTATCGAAGAAAAACGAGAAGGGTAAGAAAAAGAGCGCCTGGCGGGAATTGATAGAGACCATTCTCTGGGCTCTGGTTATTGCTTTACTTATCCGTTATTTTGTGGTCGAGGGATATTATATACCGAGTTCCTCGATGGAACCTACTTTAATTCCTGGAGAACGGGTGCTTGTTGCCAAGTTTTATTATCGTTTTACCGAACCAAAGCGTGGTGATATTGTTGTTTTTCGTTACCCTATTGACAATCGCCGTAACCTAATTAAGCGTTTAGTAGGATTGCCCGGAGAAACTGTCGAGATTAGGGATGGCGTGGTGCGAGTCGATGGAGAATTGCTTCAGGGGAACTCTTTCAATCGAAGGTATTATGATGTGGGGTACTACGGTCAGGGAGAACACGTGGTTCCTCCAGGTTCCTATTTTGTTTTAGGGGACAATAGCGAAAACAGCGATGATAGCCGTTTTTGGGGGTACGTACCTCGAAAGAATATTTTGGGTCGGGCATTTCTGGTGTACTGGCCACCACATCGTGTCCGGATTTTAAGATAG
- a CDS encoding ribonuclease HII, which yields MVEEELWEKGYTRIGGVDEAGRGPLAGPLVASCVVISPGFSLPDLRDSKKLSPTKRKELFEEICLRAMSIGVSVVGEKWIDVLGIQKANFFAFQDAIRRAFLRESPDFLILDWWKIPALSIPFLSFSHAEDLSVAVASASIVAKVVRDQLMEDFYHPLFPQYGFSSHKGYGTQFHLTQIAIWGLSPYHRKSFCASYGKNS from the coding sequence ATGGTTGAGGAAGAGCTTTGGGAAAAGGGGTACACTCGGATTGGTGGTGTTGACGAAGCAGGGAGAGGGCCTTTAGCGGGTCCTCTGGTTGCCAGTTGTGTGGTCATTTCTCCTGGTTTTTCTCTTCCAGATTTGCGAGATTCCAAAAAACTTTCTCCGACAAAGCGAAAAGAGCTTTTTGAGGAAATATGTCTCCGTGCTATGAGTATTGGTGTGAGTGTGGTCGGGGAAAAATGGATTGACGTTTTGGGGATTCAAAAGGCAAATTTCTTTGCGTTTCAGGATGCCATTCGCCGGGCCTTTTTGAGAGAAAGCCCGGATTTTTTAATTTTAGACTGGTGGAAAATTCCTGCCCTTTCAATTCCTTTTCTCTCGTTTTCCCATGCTGAAGACCTGAGCGTTGCGGTTGCTTCAGCCTCGATTGTGGCAAAGGTGGTTCGGGATCAACTGATGGAAGATTTTTACCATCCTCTTTTCCCTCAGTACGGTTTTTCTTCCCATAAGGGGTATGGTACCCAGTTCCACTTGACACAGATTGCCATATGGGGGTTGAGTCCGTACCACCGGAAGTCCTTTTGTGCCAGCTATGGGAAGAATTCATAA
- a CDS encoding YraN family protein, with product MGRIHNKGQKGEQIARRWIEKHLKVRILETNFRSPFGEIDLIGWDNGFFVFVEVKARFSTHCGLPEEAVDERKKGRIRKIAEFYLMKRGYNPDEVPIRFDVVAVRVKEGKPEVRYYKEAF from the coding sequence ATGGGAAGAATTCATAATAAGGGGCAGAAAGGTGAACAGATTGCTCGAAGATGGATTGAGAAACACCTCAAGGTGAGGATTTTGGAGACCAATTTTCGTTCTCCTTTTGGGGAAATTGATCTTATTGGATGGGACAATGGGTTTTTTGTCTTTGTGGAGGTTAAGGCTCGTTTTAGTACTCATTGTGGATTACCAGAGGAAGCGGTTGATGAACGGAAAAAAGGGCGAATTCGGAAAATAGCAGAGTTCTATTTGATGAAGAGAGGGTATAACCCTGATGAGGTTCCCATCCGTTTTGATGTCGTTGCCGTACGGGTCAAGGAAGGGAAACCAGAAGTGAGGTACTATAAGGAAGCCTTTTAA